The DNA region TTAAAACGTTTGCGGATGAAAAGACAATCGTTTTGTGATTCAGATCTCGTTTTAGCGCTGTTCTGTCAACAGCTCAATGAACGCTTCCAGTTGGCGCATCATCGCACCGCGTCGCCAGACCAGCCATGTGGTCAGCCAGCGCCAGTTCCCGGCCAATGGCCAGGCTTCGACCTGCTGATGTCCGGGCATACTTTCCAGCATCGAGCGGGGGATCAGCGCGATACCGGCTCCGGCAATCACACAGGCCAGCATGCCGTGATAGGACTCCATTTCGTGGATCGTGCCCGGCATCGCCCGATCGGCATGAAACCAGCTTTCGAAATGGCGGCGATAGGAGCAGTTGGCGCGAAAGGCGTAAATATTGCTGCCGTTGACCTCGCTGGCGCGCGTCACCGGCGCATGCCCGTGTGGCGTGACCACCATCATCTCTTCCTGGTACACCGGCATTCCTTCAAGACCAGGATGGGTAATCGGCCCGTCAACAAACGCGGCGTTGAGATGACCGTCAAGCACGCCGTCCAGCATAGTGCCAGAAGGGCCGGTCGCCAGGGAGAACTGGATTTTGGGGTAGCGTTGATTGTAGCGGGCAAGCGTGGCCGGAATGCGCACGGCGGCGGTGCTCTCCAGCGCGCCCAGCGAAAATAGCCCCTGGGGTTCATCGCCGGCAACGACCATCCGCGCCTCGTCAACCAGCG from Citrobacter amalonaticus Y19 includes:
- the ptrR gene encoding putrescine utilization regulator PtrR, with the translated sequence MDLTQLEMFNAVAETGSITQAAAKVHRVPSNLTTRIRQLETDLGVDLFIRENQRLRLSPAGHNFLRYSQQILALVDEARMVVAGDEPQGLFSLGALESTAAVRIPATLARYNQRYPKIQFSLATGPSGTMLDGVLDGHLNAAFVDGPITHPGLEGMPVYQEEMMVVTPHGHAPVTRASEVNGSNIYAFRANCSYRRHFESWFHADRAMPGTIHEMESYHGMLACVIAGAGIALIPRSMLESMPGHQQVEAWPLAGNWRWLTTWLVWRRGAMMRQLEAFIELLTEQR